The genomic window CCAAAAAAATCATCTCAAGCTGGCGCTGGTTCTGCTTCCTTACCAAAGGATTTACAAACACTCTCTGTGTTGGGTAGTGATGAAGTCGGCAACGGCAGCTACTTTGGTCCATTGACTGTTTGTGCTGCTTATGTAGACCAGACAAAACTTAAAGAATTACGCACATTAGGTGTCAAAGATTCAAAAGAACTAAAAGATGCGCAGATTATCCAATTAGCCAAAGTGTTAAAGGAAACAATCCCTTATCAATTATTGGTTTTACCGCCTAAAAAATACAATGAGATCCAACCCACGTACAATGCAGTGCGGATGAAAGTTGCTTTGCACAATCAAGCCATCCACTTATTGTTACAAAAGATTGCGCCTGTCAAACCGGATGCCATTTTGATCGATCAGTTCACACCGGAAGCTAACTTTAAAAAATATGCCCGCTCAGAAAAAAATCAAATACAAGAAAAACTTTACTTTGTAACGAAAGGTGAACAATATCATTTAGCGGTTGCTGCAGCCTCGATCATTAGTCGAGCAAGCTTTTTAGAAGAGTTGGATAAAGCTTCCGCTGAACTTGGGATCACTCTCCCATCTGGCGCTGGTACAAAATCTGATCAAGTAGCTGCAGCCATCCTAAAAAAAGGTGGCGAAGCTTTATTGGCAAATTATGCAAAATTACATTTTGCGAATACGGAAAAAGCAAAAAAACTTGCCAATTAAGTATTTGTTATAAAACTCTTGCAATTAGAATTGCAGGATCAATCAATTGATTTTTTACGTCACTATTTAAAACAAAGATCCTCGTTGCGTATTGTTTGAACAGCAACGAGGATCTTTGTTTTTTTAACGGTTCATAAAAATATAGCTAACTGTCCACTCAAAAATACAAGTTAATTAATCAAATCCCATGGTCCCCATTGTTGCGTTCCGGGCTCATCACCTCGTGTCCACCACTTCGCTTGATACGTATGCCCTAAGTGTGTGACTCTGTCCCCAGCAACATAGATTTGTGTCTGATCCCACGCCGGGTATCCAGGCGTAACAGTATCTAACGTTTGAACGATCACCGGTTGACTGGCAGCCGAGACATTGTTTGACGCATCAAAGGCTTTGACTGTATAAGTGTATACCATATCAGGTGTTAACCCGGTATCTGTAAATGATGGTGTACGTGGTTGTCCAACTAATTGACCATCACGGTAAACATAGTAACCAGCTACTCGGTGATTATCCGTCGAAGCTGTCCAACCCAATGTCACTTCTGTCGCATCTATTGCTGTTGCTGCCACATTAGTTGGAATCGATGGTGCTTCGACATCAGAAGGATCTGGGTCTTCTGCACCAAAAATCACTTGGTGATTGATCTCGATACCATCCGTACCAATTCGTTGGCTTAAAGTCATCGTGTCGAAATGATCCACCGAAACGACGGAATCATCGGATTGTAGTCGGAAATCATAAGAATCTCCTGGCGCGATTTCTCTTCCATCATAAACGGAAGATAGATCAACAGTCACTGTGCTGTCATCCATAGTGACAGTTCCAGCTTTATAATCGCCTGCACTTAATGTTTCATTGCTATTCAGATCGATCGTAAATTTAGGCAATTTAACTGTTTTCTGGGCCGCTTCCACAGCGCTTAATACAGTAGATGACTCTGTTAATGTTTCATTATTTGTTACCGTGATTTCGTATCCGCTTACATTGTTTTCAGTATAAGGAATGATTTCAACGTCGATAGCTAAAGGTGCAGTGACGATTTCATGCTGTGGTAATGGCGTATTACCAAATAATCCATCTTTGATCGCATTCGTCAGCTCATCACGCTTTGTACTCGTGGTTTCTTTGTCTTGTGACTGCATCCAAGAAATCACACCACCCAATTCTTCTTCCTGCACATATTGCGTTTTGTATCCGATCGAGCGCACATTATCGAAACTGAAAAATTCACCTGTTTCTGAACTATACATGTAAGGCGCCTTTGCGACATCGTCCCAATATTCAGTCAATCCACTTGTCGCATTGATCAAATCTGGAATATTGCGGTAAGGCCAAACACCACCGGCTCTACCACCATCGCCTACTACTAATGGACTTTTATTTTTCGCACCGAAAGTTGGTGAAAGATCGGCGTTTCGATTGCTTTGTTCGGCTGTTTGGAACAATCCAGGTAGTAAAGGATCATTGCCCTCTGCTACTTCATGCCAACCACGTGTGTAAAAAGCAGCACCGATCACGATTTTCTCAGCTGGAGCACCTTCATTTCGTAAAAATTGGACCGTCTGATCAACTGAAAGGCCTTGGTTATAATTTGGATCAGCCGGATTGCCATAAAGTGCGGTATGATGGCCACTGCGATCTCCCCAGCCACCGTTCATGTCATAAGTCATGATATTGGCAAAATCAACAACTTCAAATAGACCGTCAATATCGATCCCAGCAGTTAGTCTGCCTTGAGATGCAGGTAGTGCTACTGATAACTCATAGGTTTTCCCTAATTCTTCTCCTTGTTCATCAATGGATTCACGAATCTCATTAAGTAAAGTAATATAATTTTCTTTATCTTCTGGTATCGCATGTGGCGTTCCTTCATCATTGACATTATCTACCAAGTCAGGCTGGCGAACGTCAACAGGATACTCCCAATCGACATCGACAAAATCCATATTCGTGTATTTGATAAATCGGGTGACATTTTCTACCAAATTCTGTCGTTTGACTGGATCAGCGGCTACTTCAGAAAAATCACCTGATTTAGACCAACCACCTAAAGAAACCCCAATTCTCATATTTGGATTTTTTCCACGCAGATCCTGAATGGCATTCAAGATACCCGAGCTTGCTGAGTTCCACTGAACTCCTGTTTGTCCAACAGGCGCACCTACCGCTGCATCAGCATCCGTAAATTCTAAATCACCATTGCTGTCAAAATCTAAAAAGGCAAAGTTCAAATGAGTGATCTGATCGGCAGGAATATCTTTAGGATAGAAATTCCCTTCTCCCCCCCAAATCGACCAATCCCCATAGTACATGACGTTACGATAAGGAGCCTCTTGTGATTGTTGTACCTCTTCAGCATGAACCTCAGGCGCCTCAGAAAATGCTGGAAATGCCATCGAAACAACCGAAGAAAATAACAAAGCGACCAAACTAACTTTCTTTATTTTTTTCATATTTTTCTTTTCTCCCTTTTCATCATTTTTTTTAGCGAAAAAACACACGATTAAATATTATGGATTTTTAGTTATTTTACCACTCCTTATCACATTAGAAATTAAGTAAAAAAATATTATAAATCTATTACAAATATGAATTTAACATTAGTTTATTTTTAATGCAAATATTTGCAATCGGTTTCAAATTTATTTTTTTAGTTATTTTAAACAACTAGACTTTGCATTTATTTTAACTAACGATTTTTTTTAGACAAACCTTAGCAAATAAGATAAATAACAAAATAGAATAACGATATACAAAAAAAGAACAAGGCAAGCAGCCTTGTTCCTTTTAAATCTAGATTAACCGATTAATTCCCATGGTCCCCATTGTTCAGTTCCTGGCTCGTTACCTTGATTCCACCATTTTGCGCGATACTTGTTGCCTTTATGAGTGACTACTTCTCCTGCAACATAACCTTTTTTACTATCCCAATCGCCTTCGATTGACGGAGTTGTTTCATCTGAATCGATTAATTCCCATGGTCCCCATTGTTCAGTCCCTGGCTCATTGCCACGAGTCCACCATTTTGCACGGTACGTTTTGCCTTTATGAGTCACTACGTCTCCTGCATTGTAATCTTTCTTCGGATCCCATTCACCTTCAGCTGGCGGAGTTGTTTCTTCTAAAGTTTTGACAACTAGTGCTTTACTTTCTTCTGAAACATTTCCTGCTGCATCAAATGCTTTTACTGTATATGTGTATTCGGTATTTGGTGTCAAACCAGCATCAGCAAATGTAGTTGTTGCTGTTTGACCTACTTGTTTGCCATCACGGAAAACATAGTAACCTGCTACTGCTACATTGTCAGTTGAACGAGTCCAAGACAATGAGACATTTTTCTCACCAATCGTTGAAGCTTTCAAATCTACTGGAATTGAAGGTGCTTCTAAATCTGCCGGTGCTTTTTCTAATGTTTTTACAACTAATGCTTTACTTTCTTGTGACACATTTCCCGCGCGATCAAATGCTTTTACTGTATATGAATATTCAGTATTTTCAGTTAGACCTGCATCAGTAAATGTAGTTGTTGCTGATTGACCTACTTGTTTGCCATCGCGGAAAATATAGTAGCCCGCTACTGCTTTATCATCTGTTGATTTTGTCCATGATAGTGAAACATTTGTTTCGCCGATCGTTGTAGTTGTAAGACCTGTTGGTACTGACGGTGCTTCTGTATCCGGTGTACCTGGTTCAGTTGTTGAACCTTCACCAAAGATGACTTGTTTATTGATCTCAATTCCTTCATCACCAATTCTTTGGCTTAAAGTGATTGAGTCGATATTGTCAACAGCGACATCTGCTTCAGCAGAGCTTGAGCTTAATCTGAACTCATAAGATGCACCTGGCTTGATTTCTTTCCCATCGTAAACAGAAGACAAATCAACGATTGCAGCGCCATCCACGTTTGTTACTTTACCTGCTTTGTAATCGCCAGCGCCAAGTTTTTCATTTGTCGCCATTGGGATCACTAATTTAGGTAATTTGATTGTTTCTTGTGAAAATTCAACTAATTTCAATACAGAAGAAGTTTCTTCCATTTTTTCCTTGTTCGTAATTTTTACATCGTAACCACTCACGCCATATTGTGTATACGTTGAGATCTCAACATCGACATCCAATGGCGTGCTCTTGATTTCAAATTCTGGAAGTTTTTCACTGCCAAACAATCCTTGTTTGATTGCATTGGTCAATTTATCGCGTTTTGTTCCAGTTGTTTCTTTATCTTGTGATTGTTGCCATGAAATGATTCCACCAAGTTGATTTTCTTTCACATACTCAGTTTTATAAGTGACTGATTTTTCATTTTCATAAGTAAAGAATTCGCCAGTTGTTTCGCTGTACATAAATGGCGCTTTCGCTACGTCATCCCAATATTCTTTCAAGCCAGAAGTATTGCCAAGTAAAGTTGTGATATCTCGATATGGCCATACACCACTTGCGCGTCCACCGTCACCTACTGTTAATGGATTTTTATTTTTTGCTCCATAACTTGGTGTTTGGTCCGCATCTTTATTTGATTGTGTTGCTTTTTGGAATAATCCTGGAGTTTCTGCATTGTCCCCTTTTGCTACTTCGTTCCATCCACGAGTGTAGAATGCTGCACCAATAACGATTTTCTCTGAAGGCGCACCTTTTTCACGTAGGTATTCAACTGTTTGGTCAACAGAAAAACCATTGTCATAGTTAGGATCATCTGGATTTCCATAAAGTGCTGAATGGTGACCACTTGTGTCCGCCCATGCACCAGTTAAGTCATAAGTCATGACATTTGCGAAGTCTACAACTTCAAATAATCGTTTTACGTCGATTCCTGAATTTAATTTTCCTTGTGCTGCTGGTAATGCCACAGACAATTCATATGTTTTACCTAATTCTTCACCTTGTTTGTCGATCGTTTCGCGAATTTCGTTCAATAATGTTATGTAATTTTCTTTGTCTTCTGGTTTTGCGTGTGGTGTTCCTTCGTCATTTTTGTTATCCACTAAATCTGGTTGACGAACATCCGCTGGATACTCCCAGTCCACATCCACAAAGTCCATATTTGTATACTTAATAAATTTTGCGACATTATCTACAAGGTTCTTACGTTTCGTTGGGTTTGCTGCTACTTCAGAGAAATCACCTGATTTAGACCAACCACCTAATGAAACACCAATTTTCATGTTTGGATTTTTTCCACGTAAATCTTGAATTGCATTTAAGATACCAGAACTAGCAGAGTTCCATTGTACGCCCGGTAATCCAACAGGTGCGCCAGTCGCTGCGTCTGCATCAGTAAAGACTAACTCGCCATTACTATCAAAATCTAAAAAGGCAAAATTCAGGTGTGTCAATTGATCAGCTGGGATATCTTTTGGATAAAAGTTTCCTTCGCCGCCCCAAATCGACCAGTCACCATAGTACATTACGTTTCTATAACTTGCTTGCTGTTCAGTCTGCTGGATTTCTTCAGCATTCACTACAGACAATTGTCCAACTGTAGGAAGTGCTGTTGAAACAACAGAAGAAAATAACATTGCTGCCAACCCAATTTTTTTAACACTTTTCATTTTTAACTCTCCCCTTTTTTTACCCTATTCACTTTTCAAAAAACAGTTTATGTAACCAAAAAACACACAAATATGTTATTCATTCCCCCCTCTATTTCTTTCAAATAGTGAGTTAAACTCATGAAGCTTGTGTTGCTAAAAAAATATTATCACCTGATAATAGCCTTTTCAAGCGTTTCCTTAAAATTAATTTATAAATCGATTAAAACACAATGGTTATATTTCTATTTTATAATTGTTATTATTAAAAATCTTTATATTCCTTATTTTTTAACTCTTTTTCTCAATTACCATATAAATTAGATATCACTCATTATTCTAATCTAAAAATAACAATCATCTAAAAAAGAATAACAAAAAAACTTCAAAAGAATCAAAAAGACTCTTTTGAAGTTTTTACTCAGCTAATACACCGTGAAGATATAAATCGATCAATTGTTCGACACTAAACGGATTTTCAAGTGAATTTGACGATTCCGTAATGTATGGTGCTAACAGAAGAAAAAAATGTTTTGCAGCTATTTCTGTTGTAACATGCGTACGCATCAAAGGCTGATTTGTCGAAAAGATCACTTCAAATGGTTCACGATAACTTTTTTTCCACAAGCTAAAAAGATGATTTCTCGTCTCGGCAGAAAGGTTTGATTTTAAATCATGGTGCATCATAAAAAGGTCTAAAAGATGGGTATCGATCAAATACTTCGTCATTTTAGTCAAAGATTGTTTAAAATCAAGTTTATTCTCTTCTAAAATCGCTCTTAAGTCTGTACCTACAGTACTCAAATGCTCTTCTAAAACTGCACAATACAATTTTTCTTTATCACTAAAATAATGATAAAGGTTTGGTTGGGTAATTCCAGCATTTTTGGCAATCTCCCGTGTTGAAGTTCCTTGATAGCCTTTTGACATAAATAAACGATTCGCTTCTTTTAAAATTTTCTCTTGTGTATCCTTATTGTATCGATGGACCAAATTTTACACCCTCTGACTTATTTTTTTTCTTGAAAGACACCATCTTCTATCATAAATACTTTATCACATCTGTCAATAAGTCGGGTATCATGAGTAACCATAATGATTGCTTTATTTTTTTCCTTCGATTCTTTCGCTAAGATCTCCACAACTTCTACTGCTTTTTCCGAATCTAAACTAGCCGTTGGTTCGTCCGCTAAAATGATGGAAGGATCATTATAAAGTGCTCGGGCAATTGCAACTCTTTGTCGTTCGCCACCTGAAAGATCTTCTGGATATTTATTGAGTAGTTTATCGACACCAAGTTGTTCGAACAATTGCTTCGCTTCGTCTTGTCGATTTTCGTGTTTGATTTTATCGACTAACATCAGTTGCTTCTTGACGGTCAAAAACGGGACCAGATTGGACGCTTGAAGAATAAAACCGATTTCCTTGAAGCGTAATTTTACCCTTTTTTTCTCCGGTTGTTCACTGAAATCTTCTCCATTTATTTTCACGATTCCCTTATTGGGTGTCTGTAAACCTCCCGCAATCGTCAAGAAGGTACTCTTTCCGGAACCAGATGGTCCAATGATCGCGACAAATTCTCCTTTATCGACACTCATATTTGTTTTTTTCAGCGCTTGGATGGTTTGATCACCATCTTTAAAGCTTTTTTCAACGTCTATAAATTCAATTGCTTTCATTTTCCATTCCCCTTTCTATCCGATTGCTTTTAATGGATCGATTTTTACGATCGTTCTCACTGAGAAGAGTGCCCCTAAAATGGCGACGATCAACATCATCACACTAATGACACCGAAAAACAGCCAGTTACTTTGGAAAGGAACGGCATCGGGTAAAACAAGCGAGGTAACGAACGTTCCAAGTAATCCAAGTGCCACACCGAAAAACGAAAGTAAGAATGTTTGTGCAACCACTGAACGGGCAATAAATCCGCCTGTGACTCCTTGTGCTTTAAGTACACCGAAAATATTGATTTTTTGCATTGTCAAAACATAGATGAATATGCCGATCACGATTGCAGCAATCACGATCAAAAAGCCGATCATGAAACCAAAAGTCAATACTTGCGCATTGTATCCTGGTAATTCATTGATAAATTTGGATATACTGATCTTTTCCAAATCACTTGGCAAGTTTTCGACATCTCCTCGGACAACTACTGCATTGATACGTGCATTCTCAGTCGCATCTTCTTTTTCAAATCGAATCTCTTGATATGCATTGATCGTTGTATAAACAACTGGCGAGACATTGAATTTTGCATTTTCAGTGAAACCAGTCAATTTGAACGTCTTATCGCTTCCTGATAATTTGATCGTATCACCGATATCTAACCCATATTCTTCTTTTAAACTGATATCACCAACCGCTTCATCATTTGAATTGAACTCTTCTCCTTCCACGATATTGGGCATAATAAATTG from Enterococcus sp. DIV1094 includes these protein-coding regions:
- the rnhC gene encoding ribonuclease HIII encodes the protein MSNIILKVTPNQLATMKDAYRAFLVQKPIPYTHFSAKKNGTTITAYTSGKVMFQGSGAEQEAAKWGTPLAPKKSSQAGAGSASLPKDLQTLSVLGSDEVGNGSYFGPLTVCAAYVDQTKLKELRTLGVKDSKELKDAQIIQLAKVLKETIPYQLLVLPPKKYNEIQPTYNAVRMKVALHNQAIHLLLQKIAPVKPDAILIDQFTPEANFKKYARSEKNQIQEKLYFVTKGEQYHLAVAAASIISRASFLEELDKASAELGITLPSGAGTKSDQVAAAILKKGGEALLANYAKLHFANTEKAKKLAN
- a CDS encoding glycosyl hydrolase family 18 protein codes for the protein MKKIKKVSLVALLFSSVVSMAFPAFSEAPEVHAEEVQQSQEAPYRNVMYYGDWSIWGGEGNFYPKDIPADQITHLNFAFLDFDSNGDLEFTDADAAVGAPVGQTGVQWNSASSGILNAIQDLRGKNPNMRIGVSLGGWSKSGDFSEVAADPVKRQNLVENVTRFIKYTNMDFVDVDWEYPVDVRQPDLVDNVNDEGTPHAIPEDKENYITLLNEIRESIDEQGEELGKTYELSVALPASQGRLTAGIDIDGLFEVVDFANIMTYDMNGGWGDRSGHHTALYGNPADPNYNQGLSVDQTVQFLRNEGAPAEKIVIGAAFYTRGWHEVAEGNDPLLPGLFQTAEQSNRNADLSPTFGAKNKSPLVVGDGGRAGGVWPYRNIPDLINATSGLTEYWDDVAKAPYMYSSETGEFFSFDNVRSIGYKTQYVQEEELGGVISWMQSQDKETTSTKRDELTNAIKDGLFGNTPLPQHEIVTAPLAIDVEIIPYTENNVSGYEITVTNNETLTESSTVLSAVEAAQKTVKLPKFTIDLNSNETLSAGDYKAGTVTMDDSTVTVDLSSVYDGREIAPGDSYDFRLQSDDSVVSVDHFDTMTLSQRIGTDGIEINHQVIFGAEDPDPSDVEAPSIPTNVAATAIDATEVTLGWTASTDNHRVAGYYVYRDGQLVGQPRTPSFTDTGLTPDMVYTYTVKAFDASNNVSAASQPVIVQTLDTVTPGYPAWDQTQIYVAGDRVTHLGHTYQAKWWTRGDEPGTQQWGPWDLIN
- a CDS encoding glycosyl hydrolase family 18 protein; protein product: MKSVKKIGLAAMLFSSVVSTALPTVGQLSVVNAEEIQQTEQQASYRNVMYYGDWSIWGGEGNFYPKDIPADQLTHLNFAFLDFDSNGELVFTDADAATGAPVGLPGVQWNSASSGILNAIQDLRGKNPNMKIGVSLGGWSKSGDFSEVAANPTKRKNLVDNVAKFIKYTNMDFVDVDWEYPADVRQPDLVDNKNDEGTPHAKPEDKENYITLLNEIRETIDKQGEELGKTYELSVALPAAQGKLNSGIDVKRLFEVVDFANVMTYDLTGAWADTSGHHSALYGNPDDPNYDNGFSVDQTVEYLREKGAPSEKIVIGAAFYTRGWNEVAKGDNAETPGLFQKATQSNKDADQTPSYGAKNKNPLTVGDGGRASGVWPYRDITTLLGNTSGLKEYWDDVAKAPFMYSETTGEFFTYENEKSVTYKTEYVKENQLGGIISWQQSQDKETTGTKRDKLTNAIKQGLFGSEKLPEFEIKSTPLDVDVEISTYTQYGVSGYDVKITNKEKMEETSSVLKLVEFSQETIKLPKLVIPMATNEKLGAGDYKAGKVTNVDGAAIVDLSSVYDGKEIKPGASYEFRLSSSSAEADVAVDNIDSITLSQRIGDEGIEINKQVIFGEGSTTEPGTPDTEAPSVPTGLTTTTIGETNVSLSWTKSTDDKAVAGYYIFRDGKQVGQSATTTFTDAGLTENTEYSYTVKAFDRAGNVSQESKALVVKTLEKAPADLEAPSIPVDLKASTIGEKNVSLSWTRSTDNVAVAGYYVFRDGKQVGQTATTTFADAGLTPNTEYTYTVKAFDAAGNVSEESKALVVKTLEETTPPAEGEWDPKKDYNAGDVVTHKGKTYRAKWWTRGNEPGTEQWGPWELIDSDETTPSIEGDWDSKKGYVAGEVVTHKGNKYRAKWWNQGNEPGTEQWGPWELIG
- a CDS encoding TetR/AcrR family transcriptional regulator, translated to MVHRYNKDTQEKILKEANRLFMSKGYQGTSTREIAKNAGITQPNLYHYFSDKEKLYCAVLEEHLSTVGTDLRAILEENKLDFKQSLTKMTKYLIDTHLLDLFMMHHDLKSNLSAETRNHLFSLWKKSYREPFEVIFSTNQPLMRTHVTTEIAAKHFFLLLAPYITESSNSLENPFSVEQLIDLYLHGVLAE
- a CDS encoding ABC transporter ATP-binding protein, whose amino-acid sequence is MKAIEFIDVEKSFKDGDQTIQALKKTNMSVDKGEFVAIIGPSGSGKSTFLTIAGGLQTPNKGIVKINGEDFSEQPEKKRVKLRFKEIGFILQASNLVPFLTVKKQLMLVDKIKHENRQDEAKQLFEQLGVDKLLNKYPEDLSGGERQRVAIARALYNDPSIILADEPTASLDSEKAVEVVEILAKESKEKNKAIIMVTHDTRLIDRCDKVFMIEDGVFQEKK
- a CDS encoding ABC transporter permease, with the protein product MFLALNEIIHSKLRYALVTGVMFLIAYLVFFLTGLAYGLAQDNRTAVDKWEADTIVLSKDANTNLGMSMITKKTAEEVKGDQVAYLAQTPGVVTSPDRPDADKVNVSFFGIDQNQFIMPNIVEGEEFNSNDEAVGDISLKEEYGLDIGDTIKLSGSDKTFKLTGFTENAKFNVSPVVYTTINAYQEIRFEKEDATENARINAVVVRGDVENLPSDLEKISISKFINELPGYNAQVLTFGFMIGFLIVIAAIVIGIFIYVLTMQKINIFGVLKAQGVTGGFIARSVVAQTFLLSFFGVALGLLGTFVTSLVLPDAVPFQSNWLFFGVISVMMLIVAILGALFSVRTIVKIDPLKAIG